The Anopheles merus strain MAF chromosome 2L, AmerM5.1, whole genome shotgun sequence genome has a segment encoding these proteins:
- the LOC121593593 gene encoding uncharacterized protein LOC121593593, giving the protein MLETWVNPNAPDVVLEVGPHPCSTRFAAHSSVLATHSGYLRAALQRYESQHTSTIASLRRVQHHSNGAAIGVPSELCALPATNTATCLLYLPNVSPEQFSPLLSYMYTGYLDLSMDNIFGVLLATHLLHMPRALELCRTYLSSSASTTNPSTSTTLLEPLQRNFFIAKTEPSATPTFSVANGASRLVRPIASKPMATIGLNFIVPPAASQINLLPSAPFRSLGTSVLDIDIQPRYPEEVDNETHSPSQSPISVTRFEEESRTSLTTQNTSALEVDVNNIDFMCDENITKPNDLKHTDDNNAELSGSLDNENLANKCNPQTGFTKRQKSQQDTVNDSTNSVIIDIASCDGPVRFRRVLNVMYGCNTNNHSIDCADTEDAPYLAETETNVKKRSIRSLRYASSFHQQMARNISNTGKLAYESTSSSSTGSCQKFQSQQTQLQTVAATPCAGQQEKDPKDENSQGDVTPDNVEHVTDAEGNSNYTCVYCKHSFKSHYCYQKHAKRHLIPLCLDNRPTPYSDATKIKTVVTAQPRSYDARRRTHQNPTSNNNTIRREVKPLDMNVQYYPCKTCGSKFPSYYFVHKHRKLCHTEEEDDNHSANATSHNTSAHVSKQSNEALQREQASAEPVKQSDLLANVDHSPHQIEQH; this is encoded by the exons ATGTTGGAGACTTGGGTCAACCCGAATGCACCGGATGTGGTTCTGGAGGTAGGACCACATCCTTGCAGCACGCGTTTCGCTGCACATTCATCTGTATTAGCTACACACAGTGGATATCTTCGCGCTGCTCTTCAAAGGTATGAATCACAGCATACCAGCACAATTGCCTCGTTACGAAGAGTGCAACACCATTCTAATGGGGCAGCAATTGGTGTACCATCTGAGTTGTGTGCATTACCTGCTACTAATACAGCCACATGTTTGTTGTATTTGCCAAACGTATCTCCCGAGCAATTTAGTCCGTTACTGTCGTATATGTACACCGGGTACCTGGACCTCTCGATGGACAACATTTTTGGTGTACTCCTAGCTACTCATTTACTACATATGCCACGGGCTTTGGAACTTTGCCGAACGTATCTCTCTTCATCCGCTAGTACTACCAACCCATCTACTTCCACCACGCTTTTAGAACCATTGCAGCGCAATTTTTTCATCGCAAAAACTGAACCATCCGCTACTCCTACGTTCTCAGTAGCCAACGGAGCTTCAAGATTAGTTAGGCCAATTGCAAGCAAACCAATGGCCACCATCGGATTGAATTTTATAGTACCACCTGCCGCATCTCAGATTAATCTTCTACCGAGTGCACCATTTAGAAGTCTTGGGACTAGCGTGCTGGACATAGATATCCAGCCCAGATATCCAGAAGAGGTAGATAATGAAACTCACTCTCCTTCACAAAGTCCCATAAGTGTAACTCGTTTTGAAGAAGAAAGCAGAACGTCCTTAACAACTCAAAATACTTCTGCGTTGGAAGTTGATGTTAACAACATTGATTTCATGTGTGACGAAAATATAACTAAACCAAATGATCTTAAGCATACAGATGATAATAATGCAGAACTATCTGGTTCATTGGATAATGAGAACCTTGCGAATAAATGTAACCCTCAGACTGGTTTCACTAAACGGCAAAAATCCCAACAAGACACTGTTAATGACAGTACAAACAGTGTTATTATTGATATTGCTAGTTGTGATGGACCTGTGCGTTTTCGCCGAGTGTTGAATGTCATGTACGGTTGTAATACAAATAATCACAGTATAGATTGTGCTGACACAGAGGACGCACCGTACTTAGCCGAAACAGAAACtaatgtaaaaaaacgaaGTATCCGCTCTTTACGATATGCTTCATCATTTCATCAACAG ATGGCGCGCAACATCAGTAACACTGGAAAGCTCGCGTATGAAAGcacgtcatcgtcatcgacCGGTAGTTGCCAAAAATTTCAAAGTCAACAAACGCAACTGCAGACAGTTGCTGCCACGCCATGTGCAGGACAACAGGAAAAGGATCCAAAGGATGAAAACAGTCAAGGAGATGTAACACCCGATAACGTCGAACATGTTACCGATGCTGAAGGCAATTCAAACTACACTTGCGTATATTGCAAGCATTCTTTTAAATCCCATTATTGTTATCAAAAGCATGCTAAAAGACATTTAATACCTCTTTGCTTGGACAACAGACCGACACCATACTCCGATGcgacaaaaattaaaacagttgTAACTGCCCAGCCTAGGTCATATGATGCACGTCGTCGTACACACCAAAATcccaccagcaacaacaatacgATCAGAAGAGAAGTGAAACCTCTTGACATGAATGTGCAGTATTATCCATGCAAAACTTGCGGTAGCAAGTTTCCAAGTTACTATTTTGTGCATAAGCATAGAAAACTGTGCCATACGGAGGAAGAAGATGATAATCACAGTGCAAATGCTACATCTCATAACACATCTGCACATGTTTCCAAACAGAGCAATGAAGCTTTACAAAGAGAACAAGCTAGCGCTGAACCAGTAAAACAGTCCGACTTGCTTGCGAATGTAGATCACTCACCACATCAAATAGAACAACATTGA